From Oceanispirochaeta sp.:
ACATAAAGATGGGGACCTATTAATCCCGAATTAGGCAGAATCCTCAGCTCCTGGAGAGTCTGGGGTCAATAACTGGAAATAGACCAGCTGGTGCTGATGATTAAGCTCTGATCTGAGACTCAGGTTGATTCCCGGCAGATCAGATCTACCGGGATAACCGTCTCTCCCGAATAGAAGGGTTCACCCGACAGGTACGATTTGATTTCTGTAAATATTTTGCCGGCAAATCGGTCTTCATGAAGATCCATGGTGGTCAGAGAGGGATAAGTGAACCGTCCCCAGTACAGGTTGTCCGTCCCCAGGACGGCGACATCATCGGGGATTCGGCGCCCCTGAACCTGAAGCCCCCGGAGTCCCGGAAGTGCCATGGCATCACTAAAAAAGTAGAAACTATCAAACTCCAGACCCGCCCATTCCCGGAACCATTGTTCTATGAGAAGGTGATCCTTGAAAGGAAGCATCACATGCCGAACCTTCCCCCCTCCCTTCTCAAAGATTTTTATAAAACTGGAGGATCGTTCTGTTTCACAGCGGCCTTTGATTTCAGGAAAGACCAACCCGCAGGAACGGTAGCCTTTATCCAATAAGTGAAGAGCCCCCTGTTCTCCTACGAGAGAATCATCCACCAGATAGAGACTCCTTTTGACAGAAGAATCCAACTGTTCCCGATCTCCCTGAAGAGAAAAAAGAGGAATATCATTTTTCTGAGAACCGTGGAGTTTTGTAAACTTGTTGTCAAAGGACACGATCATCCGGGGCCTGCTGGCTATGACGGCCTGATAGTATGAGAGAGCCCTTGAAGGGTTGAACTCCGATTCCTGGACAATGAGTCCTGCCGCTTCGCATAAACTGCGGCGCTGGGAGGCCACCCGTACTAAAAAGGAGGTTCCAATATTCATTTCCATGACATCGGAATGAACAAAGCAGAGAACCGGGGCCTCTTTCGCCTTACTGGGAATAGTGAAGGTATACCCCAGCTCGGCAGCGGCATCCAGAACCCTCTGCCGGGCCTCT
This genomic window contains:
- a CDS encoding LacI family DNA-binding transcriptional regulator, with product YKKKVTLKDIALKASVSTTTVSVILNGRKDVQIGEEARQRVLDAAAELGYTFTIPSKAKEAPVLCFVHSDVMEMNIGTSFLVRVASQRRSLCEAAGLIVQESEFNPSRALSYYQAVIASRPRMIVSFDNKFTKLHGSQKNDIPLFSLQGDREQLDSSVKRSLYLVDDSLVGEQGALHLLDKGYRSCGLVFPEIKGRCETERSSSFIKIFEKGGGKVRHVMLPFKDHLLIEQWFREWAGLEFDSFYFFSDAMALPGLRGLQVQGRRIPDDVAVLGTDNLYWGRFTYPSLTTMDLHEDRFAGKIFTEIKSYLSGEPFYSGETVIPVDLICREST